A single Henriciella sp. AS95 DNA region contains:
- the purB gene encoding adenylosuccinate lyase has translation MIPRYARPEMTAIWSPEEKYGIWLEIETLAAEAMEELGQIPEGTSKAVRDKARFEVARIDEIEAEVKHDVIAFLTNVAEHVGEPARFLHKGMTSSDVLDTCLNVQLVRAANLLLVGMDRILAALKKRAEEHKYTPKIGRSHGIHAEPTTFGVTLATFYAEFARGRERLIAARKEVATCAISGAVGTFANIDPRVEEYVAEKLGFEPEPVSTQVIPRDRHAMFFATLGVIASSIERLATEIRHLQRTEVLEAEEFFSKGQKGSSAMPHKRNPVLTENLTGLARLVRSAVTPALENVALWHERDISHSSVERGIGPDATIHLDFALHRMAGVVENLLIYPDRMMSNMMRLGGLHNSQRVLLALVEAGVSREDSYRLVQRNAMKTWAGEGPFLDHLKADSEVTAKLSDDQLEALFDLDYHFKRVDLIFDRVFNA, from the coding sequence ATGATTCCACGCTATGCCCGCCCTGAGATGACCGCCATCTGGTCACCAGAAGAGAAGTACGGCATCTGGCTGGAAATCGAGACGCTGGCCGCCGAAGCGATGGAAGAGCTCGGCCAGATCCCTGAAGGCACGTCCAAGGCCGTCCGCGACAAGGCACGCTTCGAAGTCGCCCGCATCGACGAGATCGAGGCCGAGGTGAAGCATGACGTCATCGCCTTCCTGACCAATGTCGCCGAACATGTGGGCGAGCCCGCCCGCTTCCTGCACAAGGGCATGACCAGCTCCGACGTGCTCGACACCTGCCTTAACGTACAGCTCGTGCGCGCCGCCAACCTCCTGCTTGTCGGCATGGACCGCATCCTCGCTGCCCTCAAGAAGCGCGCCGAAGAGCACAAATACACGCCCAAGATCGGTCGCAGCCACGGCATCCACGCCGAGCCGACGACGTTCGGTGTCACACTGGCAACCTTCTACGCGGAGTTCGCGCGTGGCCGCGAGCGCCTCATCGCAGCCCGCAAGGAAGTCGCGACCTGCGCCATTTCCGGCGCTGTCGGCACCTTCGCCAATATCGACCCACGCGTTGAAGAATATGTCGCCGAGAAACTCGGTTTCGAACCGGAACCGGTGTCCACGCAGGTCATTCCCCGCGATCGACATGCGATGTTCTTCGCCACGCTGGGCGTCATCGCGTCGTCGATTGAGCGGCTGGCCACAGAGATCCGCCACCTTCAGCGCACCGAAGTTCTGGAAGCCGAGGAGTTCTTCTCCAAGGGCCAGAAGGGTTCATCCGCCATGCCGCACAAGCGCAATCCGGTGCTGACGGAAAACCTGACCGGTCTCGCCCGGCTCGTGCGCTCCGCCGTGACCCCGGCGCTTGAAAACGTCGCCCTCTGGCATGAGCGCGACATCTCGCACTCCTCGGTCGAGCGCGGCATCGGCCCGGACGCGACCATCCACCTTGATTTCGCGCTGCACCGTATGGCCGGCGTTGTCGAGAATTTGCTCATCTATCCTGACCGGATGATGTCCAACATGATGCGGCTTGGCGGGTTGCATAACTCCCAGCGCGTGCTTCTCGCCCTCGTCGAGGCAGGCGTTAGCCGCGAGGATTCCTATCGCCTCGTCCAGCGCAATGCGATGAAGACATGGGCTGGCGAAGGCCCCTTCCTCGATCACCTGAAAGCGGACAGCGAGGTCACCGCGAAACTCTCAGACGACCAGCTCGAAGCCCTGTTCGACCTCGACTACCACTTCAAGCGCGTCGACCTCATCTTCGATCGCGTTTTCAACGCCTGA
- a CDS encoding redoxin domain-containing protein has product MKITTARTLAMSVAAAALMTACSQSSNETETAQTAHEMDMQHGEAPDVDVADFVDNFTLIDQNGEAHELFYHADAPAIVIMTHGNGCPIVRGAVPDYQKIADQYEAQGVKFYMLNSNLQDTRDDVKAEAEEYGITLPVLIDENQLIGESLGVVRTAEVFVLDPAKGFKVVYHGPIDDRQSYERQKAEADNHYLTDTLDQVVAGEEVTVEGPALSPGCLVNFPERDAKDEHVNISYASDVAPILLDKCADCHAVGGIAPWAMTDYQTVRGWSPMMREVIRTDRMPPWNADPHVGNWKDDKSLTSDEIKTLIHWIEAGSPRGEDQTDPLQEADLHAPEWPLGEPDLILTLPAYDVPPNGIIDYSYPIVENPLTEDKWLKASTIKAGSREVVHHVLSGYMSEIPEDGRGSTGRWEFSTGGYAVGAESTVAEDDIGTPFPAGGAVGFQIHYTPVGKPVTDETQIGFYFHDEVPKYVSRSSVILDASIEIPPGEARHMETAYLEIPHDAILERVFPHAHYRGYAADMSIRYPDGTEELLISLPKYDFNWQRGYEFAEPVDVPAGSLLISNYIYDNSENNFANPDPDAEVTWGEQSHEEMLFTSFTFRWAEETSDNRKDAYQEELEGNRLFGAMDDNIDGKIELAEMKGMMGNRMKPAFPMLDQDKSGDLSKKEFSRINAVMKRMREQGGSAGQQ; this is encoded by the coding sequence ATGAAGATCACCACTGCCCGCACGCTCGCAATGTCAGTCGCCGCCGCTGCGCTGATGACGGCCTGCTCGCAAAGCTCAAACGAGACCGAGACTGCCCAGACCGCGCATGAAATGGACATGCAGCATGGCGAGGCGCCGGATGTCGACGTCGCGGACTTTGTCGATAACTTCACCCTGATCGACCAGAACGGCGAGGCCCACGAGCTGTTCTATCACGCCGACGCGCCAGCCATCGTCATCATGACGCATGGCAATGGCTGCCCCATCGTTCGCGGCGCCGTGCCGGACTATCAGAAAATCGCTGACCAGTATGAAGCGCAGGGCGTGAAGTTCTACATGCTGAACTCCAACCTTCAGGACACGCGCGACGACGTGAAGGCAGAAGCCGAAGAGTATGGCATCACCCTGCCGGTCCTGATCGATGAGAACCAGCTGATCGGCGAATCCCTCGGCGTTGTGCGCACCGCTGAAGTCTTCGTGCTCGACCCGGCCAAGGGCTTCAAGGTTGTCTATCACGGCCCGATCGATGACCGCCAATCCTATGAGCGCCAGAAGGCCGAGGCCGACAATCACTACCTCACCGACACGCTTGACCAGGTCGTCGCTGGCGAAGAGGTCACCGTCGAAGGCCCGGCGCTCAGCCCAGGCTGCCTCGTCAACTTCCCGGAGCGCGACGCCAAGGATGAGCACGTCAACATTTCCTACGCGTCCGATGTCGCCCCGATCCTGCTCGACAAGTGCGCAGACTGTCATGCCGTCGGTGGTATCGCGCCGTGGGCGATGACCGACTATCAGACCGTTCGTGGCTGGTCGCCCATGATGCGCGAAGTCATCCGTACTGATCGTATGCCGCCCTGGAACGCTGACCCGCATGTTGGCAACTGGAAGGACGACAAGTCGCTGACCAGCGATGAAATCAAGACCCTCATCCACTGGATCGAAGCGGGGTCGCCGCGCGGCGAGGACCAGACCGATCCGCTGCAGGAAGCTGATCTCCACGCGCCCGAATGGCCGCTGGGCGAGCCGGACCTGATCCTCACGCTTCCTGCCTATGACGTCCCCCCCAACGGCATCATCGACTATTCCTATCCGATCGTCGAAAACCCGCTGACGGAAGACAAATGGCTCAAGGCCAGCACGATCAAGGCTGGTTCCCGCGAAGTGGTCCACCACGTTCTGTCTGGCTACATGTCCGAAATTCCGGAGGATGGCCGCGGCTCGACCGGGCGCTGGGAATTCTCGACCGGCGGCTATGCTGTCGGTGCCGAATCCACCGTCGCTGAAGACGATATCGGCACGCCATTCCCGGCTGGCGGGGCGGTAGGCTTCCAGATTCACTACACGCCCGTCGGCAAGCCGGTCACGGATGAAACCCAGATTGGCTTCTACTTCCACGACGAAGTGCCAAAATATGTCAGCCGCTCCAGCGTGATCCTCGACGCCTCCATCGAAATCCCGCCGGGCGAGGCGCGCCATATGGAAACGGCCTATCTCGAGATCCCGCACGATGCGATCCTGGAACGCGTCTTCCCGCATGCGCATTATCGCGGCTATGCGGCCGACATGTCGATCCGCTATCCCGATGGCACTGAAGAGCTGCTGATCTCCCTGCCGAAATATGACTTCAACTGGCAGCGCGGCTATGAATTCGCCGAGCCTGTGGACGTCCCGGCAGGCTCGCTTCTGATCTCCAATTACATCTACGACAATTCGGAGAACAATTTCGCCAATCCGGACCCGGACGCAGAAGTGACCTGGGGTGAGCAATCTCATGAGGAGATGCTCTTTACCTCCTTCACCTTCCGCTGGGCCGAAGAGACCTCCGATAACCGCAAGGACGCGTATCAGGAAGAGCTGGAAGGCAACCGCCTGTTCGGTGCCATGGATGACAATATCGATGGCAAGATCGAACTGGCCGAGATGAAAGGCATGATGGGCAACCGTATGAAGCCCGCCTTCCCGATGCTCGATCAGGACAAGAGCGGCGATCTTTCCAAGAAAGAGTTCAGCCGGATCAACGCCGTCATGAAGCGGATGCGCGAGCAAGGCGGAAGCGCGGGTCAGCAATAG
- a CDS encoding alanine/glycine:cation symporter family protein yields the protein MLDFLNDLINGKILIAVLIPLGLIFTIWSRGVQFRLFGSMFSVLGQGFQHETDQPSSFQALALSVAGRVGGGNIAGVAAALALGGPGAIFWMWVVGLVGMATSYFECTLAQVYKQKEHNGDFRGGPAYYIKHGLGKKLGKAGPVLGFVYSLLLLVTFGFAFICFQSFATTSSIYSAFDAPRMWSGIGLALVVSLVIFGGVRRIASVAEIIVPVMAVFYALLGLFVLLTHLPQIPAAFGTIVASAFGFNEAVAGGIGGAIMMGVNRGLFSNEAGLGSAPNVAAAAYVEHPAQQGMVQSLSVFIDTIIMCTVTALIILLSTQNYIGADDAKQGVLTQLALADHIGGWAEYFIAFALFLFAFSSIMYSYYLGENAVDYYIPDNMIAVYVYRFMVIGFVILGAMVQLGDVLSFSDVTMGLLAMVNLFAVALLFPVGLRVMRDFDAQRKAGVKVPIFDPDKFEDLDIDKSAWQLTERPSGPAAE from the coding sequence ATGCTCGATTTTCTGAACGATCTCATCAATGGCAAGATTCTGATTGCCGTTCTCATTCCGCTCGGCCTGATCTTTACGATCTGGTCTCGAGGTGTCCAGTTCAGACTGTTCGGCTCGATGTTCTCGGTGCTGGGCCAGGGGTTCCAGCACGAAACCGACCAGCCATCATCCTTCCAGGCCTTGGCGCTGTCTGTGGCCGGACGCGTCGGCGGCGGCAATATTGCGGGCGTCGCTGCGGCGCTGGCGCTCGGCGGACCGGGGGCGATCTTCTGGATGTGGGTGGTCGGCCTGGTCGGCATGGCGACGAGTTATTTCGAATGTACGCTCGCGCAGGTCTACAAGCAGAAGGAGCATAATGGCGATTTCCGCGGTGGGCCGGCCTATTACATCAAGCATGGCCTTGGAAAGAAGCTCGGCAAGGCTGGGCCGGTTCTCGGCTTTGTCTATTCGCTGCTCCTGCTGGTGACGTTCGGTTTTGCGTTCATCTGCTTCCAGAGCTTTGCAACGACAAGCTCCATCTATTCAGCGTTCGATGCGCCGCGCATGTGGTCGGGCATCGGGCTGGCACTGGTTGTCAGCCTGGTGATCTTTGGCGGCGTGCGCCGGATCGCGAGCGTCGCGGAGATCATCGTGCCGGTCATGGCGGTGTTCTATGCGCTGCTCGGCCTGTTCGTCCTGCTGACACATCTGCCGCAAATCCCGGCTGCGTTCGGGACCATTGTCGCCAGCGCGTTTGGCTTCAATGAAGCTGTCGCGGGCGGTATTGGCGGAGCGATCATGATGGGCGTCAATCGCGGCCTCTTCTCCAACGAAGCGGGGCTCGGCTCTGCCCCCAATGTGGCGGCGGCGGCCTATGTCGAGCATCCGGCGCAGCAGGGCATGGTGCAGTCGCTGTCTGTGTTCATCGACACGATCATCATGTGTACGGTGACCGCGCTGATTATTCTGCTCTCGACGCAGAACTATATTGGCGCTGATGACGCTAAGCAGGGCGTGCTGACACAGCTGGCGCTGGCGGACCATATTGGCGGCTGGGCAGAGTATTTCATCGCCTTCGCGCTGTTCCTCTTCGCCTTTTCGTCGATCATGTACTCCTATTATCTCGGTGAGAATGCGGTCGATTACTACATCCCGGACAATATGATTGCGGTCTATGTCTACCGCTTCATGGTGATCGGTTTCGTGATCCTGGGGGCGATGGTGCAGCTTGGTGATGTGTTGAGCTTCTCGGACGTGACGATGGGGCTGCTGGCGATGGTGAATTTGTTCGCCGTGGCGCTGCTCTTCCCGGTCGGGCTGCGCGTGATGCGGGATTTCGATGCCCAGCGCAAAGCAGGCGTGAAAGTGCCGATCTTCGATCCGGACAAATTCGAGGATCTCGATATCGACAAGTCTGCCTGGCAGCTGACCGAACGTCCGAGCGGTCCGGCGGCTGAGTAG
- a CDS encoding thioredoxin domain-containing protein has product MMIGLLAPQASFAQAPVKIVNFTADWCASCHVFEPKFARALENYTVDDVELITVDLTHLRSGEDSKAATIRASKALLGFHKAAYLWDWYGGYTGLAVMIAADTGEPISCVDKSYSTKQISDRIKLAGILATKAAPGRRRPDGADCPAPLR; this is encoded by the coding sequence ATGATGATAGGTCTGCTCGCTCCGCAGGCGAGTTTTGCGCAGGCGCCGGTGAAGATCGTCAATTTCACCGCCGACTGGTGCGCATCATGCCATGTGTTCGAACCGAAATTCGCACGCGCCCTGGAAAACTACACTGTGGATGACGTCGAGTTGATCACGGTCGATCTCACCCATTTGCGGTCCGGCGAAGACAGCAAAGCCGCCACGATCAGGGCGTCCAAAGCGCTGCTTGGTTTTCACAAGGCGGCCTATCTCTGGGACTGGTATGGCGGTTATACCGGCCTCGCCGTCATGATCGCCGCTGATACGGGCGAGCCGATCAGCTGTGTCGACAAATCCTATTCCACCAAGCAGATTTCTGACCGCATCAAGCTGGCGGGCATCCTTGCCACCAAAGCCGCTCCGGGCCGGCGGCGTCCGGACGGCGCTGACTGCCCGGCTCCACTGCGGTAG
- a CDS encoding PBP1A family penicillin-binding protein, producing the protein MNDRPPTYDGRGGSANWFQKILPNSPILKWALIVLTSLFLIALLVGWLYWQSLYRGMPSLPSNEQLWAKGREQAIEFIDASGDTIAIRGPRYGRAINLEDLPAHVPQAFIAAEDKRFYEHDGADTQAIIRAVWANVTSGETVSGASTITQQLIKNLVLTPEQTLKRKAQEVRLARQLEERLSKEEILELYLNRVYFGAGFYGLGAASRFYFGKNPEELTLAEASLLATLPQAPSRLALTNNMTDAKARQTYVLREMVEAGFVTTAEADAAKAEEVSLAETPERDPQFGFALDAATERIDEILPTLPGDLVVQLTIDADLQASIDEAFTKRMAEDGAKQKATQAAGIVMDGDGRILAMYGGTDYSENQFNRATLAKRQPGSAFKPFVYATAIKQGLTPYDVRRDEPIEIDGWSPENYARNYSGPMTLTEALKDSVNTIAAELGQEVSEEAIISLARSFGFSSEFKPLPSIALGSQEVSLSDLTRAYGVFMTGGTRLDPYIVEKISNSRGDVLYERPEYDKKRVYDQKDAETMVAMMERVITDGTGRRAAIDGWQLAGKTGTSQDSRDAWFAGFSALRVGAVWVGNDDDSPMAKVTGGGLPASLWHDMMVLAHAELEPEPLAGAGSLITLSPMAQRRIAFYRDLGIAFDGALNN; encoded by the coding sequence ATGAATGACCGCCCGCCGACCTATGATGGTCGCGGCGGCAGCGCAAACTGGTTCCAGAAAATTCTGCCCAACAGCCCGATCCTGAAATGGGCACTCATCGTGCTGACCTCGCTCTTTCTCATCGCGCTGTTGGTTGGCTGGCTCTACTGGCAGAGCCTCTATCGCGGCATGCCAAGCCTGCCCTCGAATGAACAGCTCTGGGCTAAAGGCCGCGAGCAGGCCATCGAGTTCATTGATGCCAGCGGCGACACGATCGCCATCCGCGGCCCCAGATATGGCCGCGCCATCAATCTGGAAGATCTGCCAGCGCATGTCCCGCAGGCCTTCATCGCAGCCGAGGACAAGCGGTTTTACGAACATGACGGCGCCGATACGCAGGCCATCATCCGCGCCGTCTGGGCAAATGTCACCTCGGGCGAGACCGTCTCCGGCGCGTCGACCATCACCCAGCAGCTGATCAAGAATCTCGTCCTCACGCCTGAGCAGACGCTGAAACGCAAGGCGCAGGAAGTCCGCCTCGCCCGCCAGCTGGAAGAACGTCTCAGCAAGGAAGAGATTCTCGAGCTTTACCTCAACCGGGTCTATTTCGGGGCCGGCTTTTATGGCCTGGGGGCCGCGTCTCGTTTTTACTTCGGCAAGAACCCCGAAGAGCTGACGCTCGCCGAAGCCTCCCTGCTCGCGACCCTGCCACAGGCCCCGTCCCGCCTCGCGCTCACCAATAATATGACCGACGCCAAAGCGCGTCAGACCTATGTGCTGCGCGAAATGGTCGAAGCAGGTTTTGTCACAACGGCGGAAGCCGATGCAGCGAAGGCCGAAGAAGTCTCGCTTGCCGAAACACCAGAGCGCGACCCGCAATTCGGCTTCGCCCTCGACGCCGCCACCGAGCGGATCGACGAAATCCTGCCAACGCTGCCCGGAGACCTTGTCGTGCAGCTCACCATCGATGCAGACCTGCAGGCCAGCATCGACGAGGCCTTCACCAAGCGGATGGCAGAAGACGGCGCAAAGCAGAAAGCCACGCAAGCCGCCGGAATCGTGATGGACGGCGATGGCCGCATCCTCGCCATGTATGGCGGCACCGACTACAGTGAAAACCAGTTCAACCGCGCCACGCTTGCCAAACGCCAGCCGGGCTCGGCCTTCAAACCCTTCGTCTATGCGACAGCCATCAAGCAGGGCCTGACACCCTATGACGTGCGTCGCGACGAACCGATCGAGATTGATGGCTGGTCACCGGAAAACTATGCGCGCAACTATTCCGGCCCCATGACGCTCACCGAAGCGCTGAAGGACTCGGTCAACACGATCGCCGCCGAGCTTGGCCAGGAAGTCAGCGAAGAAGCGATCATCTCACTGGCTCGCAGCTTCGGTTTTTCCAGTGAATTCAAGCCTCTCCCGTCCATCGCGCTCGGCTCACAGGAAGTCTCGCTGTCAGACCTGACACGCGCCTATGGCGTGTTCATGACGGGCGGCACGCGTCTCGATCCATACATCGTCGAAAAGATTTCCAACTCTAGGGGCGACGTCCTCTATGAGCGGCCCGAATACGACAAGAAGCGCGTCTATGACCAGAAGGACGCCGAGACCATGGTCGCGATGATGGAACGCGTCATTACGGACGGGACCGGCCGCCGCGCTGCCATTGATGGCTGGCAGCTGGCTGGCAAGACCGGCACCAGCCAGGATTCGCGCGATGCCTGGTTTGCCGGCTTTTCAGCCCTTCGCGTCGGCGCCGTCTGGGTCGGCAATGATGATGACAGCCCGATGGCCAAGGTCACAGGCGGCGGCCTGCCCGCCTCGCTATGGCATGACATGATGGTGCTCGCCCATGCAGAGCTCGAGCCTGAACCGCTCGCAGGGGCCGGCTCCCTCATCACGCTCTCGCCGATGGCCCAGCGCCGTATCGCTTTCTACCGCGACCTCGGCATCGCCTTCGATGGCGCCCTGAACAATTAG
- a CDS encoding FMN-binding glutamate synthase family protein, whose amino-acid sequence MYRYIPLFLTAILTAIFGALIKVSGWFAIGLVLFGALTLLGLYDLVQKRHSLWRNYPILARIRWIAEELRPFFRSYIVESDTEGRPFSHEQRSMVYRRAKNVSSVEPFGSQLDIDRPPYEWLSHSVAAKHNEDEDPRIMVGASGTPKPYSASVLNISAMSFGSLGAHAIEALNRGAAKGGFYHDTGEGGVSRYHKAGGGDLVWELGSGYFGCRTSAGGFDKERFKDVAADDQIKMIEIKLSQGAKPGHGGVLPGTKVTEEIAEARGIPVGQTCFSPPAHTAFSTPVGMMEWVAQLREMSGGKPVGMKLCVGNRWEVLAICKAILKTGIKPDFIVVDGGEGGTGAAPAEFMDHVGAPLRQGLVLVRNALVGCGLKDEVRLAASGKQISAFNIAASMALGADWINTARGFMFSLGCIQSLNCHNNTCPTGIATTDKFRQRGLVVPDKADRVANFHRNTVRALMEVVGAAGCSHPNELTPRHIMHRVTEDIAKPGHRAYELLEPGTLLTEPGETHLAREWDLAQADSFEPARL is encoded by the coding sequence ATGTATCGCTATATTCCCCTGTTTCTGACGGCAATTTTGACGGCCATTTTTGGCGCCTTGATCAAAGTCAGCGGGTGGTTCGCAATCGGTCTGGTTCTGTTTGGCGCGCTGACCCTGCTCGGCCTTTACGATCTCGTCCAGAAACGTCATTCGCTCTGGCGCAACTACCCGATCCTGGCACGCATTCGCTGGATTGCCGAAGAGCTGCGGCCCTTCTTCCGCTCTTATATCGTCGAGAGCGACACCGAGGGCCGACCCTTCAGTCATGAGCAACGCTCAATGGTCTATCGCCGGGCAAAGAATGTGTCGTCGGTTGAGCCATTCGGCAGCCAGCTCGACATCGACCGGCCGCCCTATGAGTGGCTGTCGCATTCCGTCGCCGCCAAGCACAATGAAGACGAAGACCCCCGCATCATGGTCGGTGCGAGCGGGACGCCAAAACCGTATTCGGCCAGCGTTCTCAACATCTCGGCGATGAGCTTCGGGTCTCTCGGGGCGCATGCCATCGAGGCGCTGAACCGCGGCGCCGCGAAGGGTGGCTTCTACCATGATACGGGCGAGGGTGGGGTGTCGCGCTACCACAAGGCGGGCGGGGGCGACCTCGTCTGGGAGCTTGGATCTGGTTATTTCGGCTGTCGGACGAGTGCTGGCGGGTTCGACAAGGAGCGCTTCAAGGACGTTGCCGCCGACGATCAGATCAAGATGATCGAAATCAAGCTGAGCCAGGGGGCCAAGCCCGGCCATGGCGGAGTCCTTCCCGGTACGAAAGTGACAGAAGAGATCGCCGAAGCGCGCGGTATTCCGGTCGGTCAGACCTGTTTCTCGCCGCCGGCGCATACCGCCTTTTCAACACCTGTCGGCATGATGGAGTGGGTGGCTCAATTGCGGGAGATGTCAGGCGGAAAGCCGGTTGGCATGAAGCTCTGTGTCGGCAATCGCTGGGAAGTGCTCGCGATCTGCAAGGCGATCCTGAAGACCGGGATCAAGCCGGACTTTATCGTCGTTGACGGCGGAGAAGGCGGCACAGGCGCGGCGCCTGCCGAGTTCATGGACCATGTCGGTGCGCCGCTTCGCCAGGGGCTGGTACTGGTGCGCAACGCGCTTGTGGGTTGTGGTCTGAAGGATGAAGTGCGGCTTGCTGCGAGCGGGAAGCAGATTTCAGCCTTCAACATCGCAGCGTCGATGGCGCTCGGCGCGGACTGGATCAATACGGCGCGCGGCTTCATGTTTTCGCTGGGCTGTATCCAGTCGCTCAACTGCCACAACAATACGTGCCCCACAGGCATCGCGACCACGGACAAGTTTCGCCAGCGCGGGCTGGTTGTGCCGGACAAGGCCGACCGGGTTGCCAACTTTCATCGCAATACGGTTAGGGCGCTGATGGAGGTGGTCGGCGCGGCGGGCTGCAGCCATCCGAATGAGCTGACGCCTCGCCACATCATGCACCGCGTCACCGAAGACATCGCCAAACCGGGGCACAGGGCCTACGAGCTGCTGGAGCCGGGGACCTTGCTCACCGAGCCGGGCGAAACCCATCTCGCGCGCGAATGGGACCTCGCGCAGGCTGATAGCTTCGAGCCGGCGAGGCTCTAA
- a CDS encoding acyl-CoA dehydrogenase family protein has translation MSFVLTEDQEMLRDTAINFTRDELPVKHLRGLRDSGKNGADPEARQKLAELGFFGVLIPEEYDGVGMGMVALGQVMEAQGRTLASTPILQTACIGASAILLGGSEAQKQEWLPKIASGEVTTALALDEGSHHNPAGVATEAERDGQGYTLNGAKKYVQDGHHADVFIVVGRTFGEAGDTHGLTLFLVPRDANGVSVQTLNTVDSHGAAHLTFEDVHVPESHVLGAADKGMDILEPVLDRGRIALAAEMLGSSRAAFEMTHDYLQTRKQFGQLIGSFQALQHRAAKMFTDLELTSSCVSAALSAVDDQRNDIAELASLAKAMAGETVHLVSNDTVQLHGGIGMTDEHESGFYMKRARVQEALLGSASFHRDRFAQINGY, from the coding sequence ATGAGTTTTGTCCTGACTGAAGACCAGGAGATGCTGCGGGATACCGCCATCAATTTCACGCGTGATGAGCTGCCGGTGAAGCACCTGCGCGGCCTTCGCGATAGCGGCAAGAACGGCGCCGACCCGGAAGCACGCCAGAAGCTCGCTGAGCTTGGCTTTTTCGGTGTGCTGATCCCGGAAGAATATGACGGTGTCGGCATGGGCATGGTCGCGCTGGGCCAGGTGATGGAAGCGCAGGGCCGTACACTGGCCTCAACGCCAATCCTGCAGACCGCCTGTATCGGCGCCTCCGCCATCCTGCTCGGCGGCTCTGAAGCCCAGAAGCAGGAATGGCTGCCGAAGATCGCGTCTGGCGAAGTCACCACCGCGCTCGCACTGGACGAGGGCAGCCACCACAATCCGGCTGGCGTTGCCACCGAAGCCGAACGCGATGGCCAGGGCTATACGCTGAACGGTGCCAAGAAATATGTGCAGGACGGCCACCATGCCGATGTGTTCATCGTCGTGGGCCGCACATTCGGTGAGGCTGGCGACACGCACGGACTGACGCTGTTCCTTGTCCCTCGCGACGCAAACGGCGTCAGCGTCCAGACATTGAACACGGTCGACAGCCATGGGGCTGCCCATCTGACATTCGAAGACGTGCATGTGCCGGAAAGCCATGTGCTTGGCGCGGCTGACAAGGGCATGGACATCCTTGAGCCGGTTCTCGACCGGGGCCGGATTGCGCTGGCTGCCGAGATGCTCGGCTCTTCGCGCGCAGCCTTTGAGATGACGCATGACTATCTGCAGACCCGCAAACAATTCGGTCAGCTGATCGGCTCCTTCCAGGCGCTGCAGCACCGCGCGGCCAAGATGTTCACCGATCTGGAGCTGACGTCATCCTGCGTTTCGGCGGCACTGTCGGCGGTTGATGACCAACGCAATGATATTGCCGAGCTGGCCAGCCTCGCCAAGGCGATGGCGGGCGAGACGGTGCATCTGGTGTCGAACGACACGGTGCAGCTGCATGGCGGCATCGGCATGACCGACGAGCATGAGTCCGGCTTTTACATGAAGCGGGCGCGTGTGCAGGAAGCGCTGCTTGGCTCTGCCAGCTTCCACCGCGACCGGTTTGCGCAGATCAACGGCTACTAG